The Methanolacinia petrolearia DSM 11571 genome has a segment encoding these proteins:
- a CDS encoding AAA family ATPase: MTGTDAVDIKKCAQSVSEIKTEIGKCIVGQEDVIDSILVTMIAGGHVLLEGVPGIAKTLLVNTIAKCIDCSFARIQFTPDLLPADITGTKIYNLYKSSFETLKGPVFHNIILADEINRAPPRVQSALLEAMQERQVTIHGETWPIEQPFFVLATQNPIESEGTYPLPNAQTDRFMQKIVMNYPSLSDEKEIMARYTGGNTPEVSNVIARGRIAEIQECLNDIYADETVMDYVSKIVDSTRNPKEYAPDIASAIKAGASPRASIGLIKCAKARALTLSREYITPDDIKSVALPVLRHRIVLSFQAEAAGTIPDEIISTLLQSVDVP; encoded by the coding sequence TTGACCGGAACTGATGCAGTAGATATTAAAAAATGTGCGCAGAGCGTATCGGAGATCAAAACAGAGATCGGGAAATGCATAGTCGGGCAGGAGGACGTAATAGACTCCATACTGGTAACTATGATCGCGGGAGGCCATGTCCTGCTCGAAGGCGTTCCCGGGATTGCAAAGACACTCCTCGTAAATACCATCGCAAAGTGCATAGACTGTTCCTTTGCCAGGATACAGTTCACGCCCGACCTTCTCCCCGCCGATATCACGGGTACCAAGATCTACAACCTCTACAAGAGTTCGTTCGAGACACTGAAAGGCCCGGTATTTCATAACATTATCCTCGCCGACGAGATCAACAGGGCTCCGCCGAGAGTACAGTCCGCACTCCTCGAAGCCATGCAGGAGCGGCAGGTGACGATACACGGCGAGACCTGGCCGATTGAGCAGCCGTTCTTTGTACTCGCGACGCAGAACCCGATAGAGTCGGAGGGCACATATCCGCTCCCCAATGCCCAGACCGACAGGTTCATGCAGAAGATTGTAATGAATTATCCGTCTTTAAGCGACGAAAAGGAGATAATGGCGAGATACACTGGTGGAAATACGCCTGAGGTCTCGAATGTGATTGCACGTGGGCGAATCGCGGAGATACAGGAATGCCTGAACGACATTTATGCGGACGAGACCGTGATGGACTACGTATCTAAGATCGTCGATTCGACGAGGAACCCGAAGGAGTATGCTCCGGATATTGCATCAGCCATAAAGGCCGGAGCCTCCCCCAGGGCGTCCATCGGACTGATCAAGTGTGCAAAGGCACGTGCCCTGACCCTTTCGAGGGAATATATCACGCCCGACGATATCAAATCCGTCGCCCTGCCCGTATTGAGGCACAGGATTGTGCTGTCGTTTCAGGCGGAGGCCGCAGGCACGATCCCCGACGAGATAATCTCAACTCTGTTGCAGTCTGTCGATGTCCCATGA
- a CDS encoding energy-coupling factor transporter transmembrane component T family protein: MTGRRSKFRWGISYIPGDSFVHALDPRTKLLALVIVSIGSLLSGDPLIIGIFLATVLCFAAASGIFREWMHSMRILVPILVITILADLFFSSSKYSYGTIFYSGDFWILHAELSYGSVIFAISMVLRIITIGGFSFLFIMTTPYNMFIKSLSLSGVPKSFTFSLGYALKSINSLSHDASEIIAAQRSRGLVFSRELLFREPVRILSIFVPMVVTVMNRADQVSDAMQCRGYGLNKKQTMYMPPVMEKKDYILLFVVVVILAISILIG, from the coding sequence ATGACAGGGCGTCGCAGTAAATTCAGGTGGGGGATCTCGTATATCCCCGGAGATTCCTTCGTCCATGCACTAGATCCCAGGACGAAACTTCTCGCCCTGGTCATAGTCAGCATCGGTTCTCTTCTCTCCGGAGATCCTCTTATTATCGGGATCTTCCTGGCAACCGTTCTCTGTTTTGCCGCCGCGTCGGGGATCTTCAGGGAATGGATGCATTCGATGAGAATTCTCGTCCCGATACTGGTTATCACAATTCTTGCCGACCTGTTCTTTTCAAGTTCGAAGTATTCCTACGGGACTATATTTTATTCGGGAGATTTCTGGATCCTGCACGCCGAATTATCGTACGGGTCGGTGATATTCGCTATTTCAATGGTTCTACGGATTATAACAATAGGCGGTTTTTCATTCCTGTTCATCATGACCACCCCTTATAACATGTTCATCAAGAGTCTCAGCCTCTCAGGAGTACCGAAATCGTTCACGTTCTCCCTCGGGTATGCATTGAAATCGATAAATTCCCTGTCGCACGATGCGTCCGAGATCATCGCAGCACAGAGATCGAGGGGGCTTGTATTCAGCAGGGAGCTCTTGTTCAGGGAGCCGGTGAGGATTCTCTCGATCTTCGTCCCGATGGTCGTGACCGTGATGAATAGGGCAGACCAGGTATCCGACGCAATGCAATGCAGGGGCTACGGCCTGAATAAAAAACAGACTATGTATATGCCCCCCGTGATGGAGAAGAAGGATTATATTTTATTGTTTGTTGTAGTCGTCATTTTGGCGATCAGTATCTTGATCGGATAA
- a CDS encoding CoB--CoM heterodisulfide reductase iron-sulfur subunit A family protein — protein MRKVAVIGAGITGIQAALDLSKHGIEVHLIEKEPYIGGHVAQLGRIFPTGDWSACILASKINEVLRAPGITLHTMTEVTGLEGEPGNFTLHLRKHPRFVDIDKCTGCCTCSDVCPVELYNEFDAGLGVRKAIYKPYNEAAPIAAIRDSDHCINCNLCFDACPNDAVLRNDEDGIADLSIQGICSVVVSTGYRMYDPRNEPRYRYLTMPDVITSLEFERMISPGGPTGGEVRRLSNGKIPKSIVFVQCVGSRNIAVGRNFCSAVCCMYTIKNAGLVKEKYGDSINVTILKAETRAYGKDYQEYNHRIKKTYEIKVLRCTPGSIEYGEGNRMRIVAEKVKKGFPETPIVVLEPELVVLAVGMAPSKDVESISRIMGLDRSSVDGFFCPNEQVLDPTGTPRPGIYIAGTAIAPKDINDCVNQAEAVSMKAFVDAYSD, from the coding sequence ATGAGAAAGGTAGCAGTTATCGGGGCCGGTATTACCGGGATACAGGCGGCTCTCGATCTGAGCAAACACGGTATTGAAGTGCACCTGATTGAAAAGGAGCCGTATATCGGCGGACATGTTGCGCAACTAGGGAGGATATTTCCCACCGGGGACTGGTCGGCATGCATACTCGCCTCAAAGATAAACGAGGTCCTCCGGGCTCCCGGAATAACACTCCATACAATGACAGAAGTGACCGGGCTTGAAGGCGAACCCGGCAATTTTACACTTCATCTAAGGAAACATCCGCGATTTGTCGATATAGATAAATGCACCGGTTGCTGTACCTGCTCCGATGTATGCCCTGTAGAACTGTATAACGAGTTCGATGCAGGCCTCGGGGTTCGCAAGGCAATATACAAACCTTATAACGAGGCCGCCCCGATCGCAGCGATCCGCGATTCGGATCATTGCATAAACTGCAACCTTTGCTTTGATGCCTGTCCCAACGACGCTGTTTTGAGGAACGATGAAGATGGTATAGCGGATCTCTCCATACAAGGGATCTGTTCCGTTGTTGTTTCGACAGGCTACAGGATGTACGACCCGCGAAACGAACCCAGGTATCGCTATCTTACCATGCCAGACGTCATCACCAGCCTCGAATTTGAAAGAATGATCAGCCCCGGCGGCCCGACCGGTGGAGAGGTAAGGCGGCTGTCCAACGGAAAAATCCCTAAATCCATTGTATTCGTCCAGTGTGTCGGCTCGCGCAATATTGCAGTAGGGAGAAATTTCTGCTCGGCAGTCTGCTGCATGTATACTATAAAGAATGCCGGGCTCGTCAAGGAGAAGTACGGTGATTCGATCAATGTTACAATACTCAAAGCCGAGACGCGTGCCTACGGCAAAGATTACCAGGAGTACAATCACAGGATAAAAAAGACCTATGAGATCAAGGTCTTAAGGTGCACCCCCGGTTCGATAGAATACGGGGAGGGCAACCGCATGAGAATCGTTGCCGAGAAGGTGAAGAAGGGCTTCCCTGAAACTCCCATCGTTGTCCTTGAGCCTGAACTGGTAGTTCTCGCTGTAGGGATGGCCCCGTCAAAGGATGTCGAATCAATTTCCCGGATAATGGGGTTGGATAGATCTTCTGTCGACGGTTTCTTCTGCCCGAACGAACAGGTCCTTGACCCGACCGGGACCCCAAGACCTGGCATATACATTGCTGGCACCGCCATAGCCCCGAAAGACATAAACGACTGCGTCAACCAGGCGGAGGCTGTATCTATGAAAGCGTTTGTAGATGCATATTCCGATTAG
- a CDS encoding ECF transporter S component — MLFKRDYFTLNEIALMSLLGGLVFVMLMALRMPLHIPGHTGIFMVIPVIIGVAIIQKPGSGTYIGLVAGVLLSFFGVSALHVFDVFQYTALGMVTDIIGYSFRYRMDLTPVSVLAGIAGNLAKMLVNFAVNLAIGIPLVVVIIEAGISSVSHTIFGALGGLISAYLIARLIRTGVITRNAD, encoded by the coding sequence TTGCTTTTCAAGAGAGATTATTTTACACTGAACGAGATCGCCCTGATGTCTCTTCTCGGGGGGCTGGTCTTCGTAATGCTTATGGCGCTCAGGATGCCTCTCCACATCCCTGGACACACCGGAATATTCATGGTAATCCCTGTGATTATCGGGGTCGCGATAATCCAGAAACCGGGCAGCGGGACGTATATAGGGCTTGTAGCCGGAGTTCTGCTTTCTTTCTTCGGGGTCAGCGCACTGCATGTCTTCGATGTCTTCCAGTACACGGCACTGGGGATGGTTACCGATATTATCGGGTACTCCTTCCGTTACAGGATGGACCTGACCCCCGTATCTGTTCTTGCAGGGATTGCAGGGAATCTTGCAAAGATGCTCGTGAATTTCGCGGTTAATCTTGCAATCGGGATTCCGCTTGTCGTGGTTATAATAGAAGCGGGGATCTCATCGGTAAGCCATACGATCTTCGGTGCACTGGGAGGGCTGATCTCCGCGTATCTTATTGCTAGGCTGATCAGAACAGGAGTGATTACGAGGAATGCCGACTGA
- a CDS encoding ABC transporter ATP-binding protein has product MPTDTGPAVRIRNLSYRYPGYNTAPSVALDSINFDIRYGEKVLVSGASGSGKSSLLRCINGIIPNSGRRGSEFSGEVFVAGMNTRSHSIAEISGTVGTVFQNPDQQIVTNSVKSEIAFGLENICTPTEEIGNRIGNITELMHIENLLDRETSDLSWGEKQKVAIASVLVMEPKIVVMDEPFSGLDPRSAASLGELLNTLNRRFNLTIVLAEHRTEQVSGLVGRVVKLEKGRITYDGPPEGTGSVPISKGTDYPFVRPAPSGRKEGFTPAIELAGASYTYPGSPSPAIDNISIAFYDSAITVLLGSNGSGKSTLSKHLNGILRPDSGRVCLFGEEVTEQGKESVTKKVGLVSQHADHQLFEESISGEFSFGPANIGVPEEEINRRVPKVLSALDLGHIDLNTPPLRLSAGEKQRIAIGSILVMETPVIVLDEPTLGLDNRLKDALAAELRRRAMKGGCIIVMTHDLEFASTLRPERVLVMENGRISRDSDKTGG; this is encoded by the coding sequence ATGCCGACTGATACAGGGCCTGCAGTCAGGATCAGGAACCTTTCCTACAGGTATCCAGGGTATAATACGGCGCCTTCGGTCGCACTCGACAGTATAAATTTCGATATCCGTTACGGCGAGAAGGTGCTTGTCTCCGGCGCATCGGGTTCGGGGAAATCCAGTCTTCTGAGGTGTATCAATGGCATCATACCTAATTCCGGCAGAAGAGGAAGTGAATTTTCAGGTGAGGTCTTTGTCGCGGGTATGAATACCCGGTCGCATTCGATTGCGGAGATCTCAGGGACGGTAGGAACGGTCTTCCAGAACCCGGACCAGCAGATCGTGACAAACTCCGTCAAATCGGAGATCGCATTCGGGCTGGAGAATATCTGTACTCCCACGGAGGAGATCGGCAATAGGATCGGAAATATCACCGAGCTCATGCATATCGAAAACCTGCTTGACAGGGAGACCTCTGATCTTTCATGGGGCGAGAAGCAGAAGGTTGCAATTGCTTCCGTGCTGGTGATGGAGCCCAAAATTGTGGTTATGGACGAACCCTTTTCCGGTCTCGACCCGCGGTCGGCAGCGAGCCTGGGAGAGCTGCTGAACACCCTGAACAGACGGTTTAATCTCACGATCGTTCTCGCAGAGCACAGGACGGAACAGGTGTCCGGGCTGGTCGGCAGGGTTGTGAAACTGGAGAAGGGTAGGATAACATACGACGGCCCGCCGGAGGGTACAGGGAGTGTTCCCATTTCAAAAGGGACCGACTATCCGTTCGTCCGACCGGCTCCTTCAGGCAGGAAGGAGGGTTTTACTCCGGCGATCGAACTTGCTGGTGCCAGTTATACGTATCCGGGATCGCCCTCCCCGGCAATCGACAATATATCCATTGCATTTTACGACTCCGCCATCACGGTTCTGCTCGGTTCGAACGGTTCGGGAAAGAGCACTCTTTCAAAGCACCTGAACGGAATCCTGAGACCGGACTCCGGACGTGTCTGCTTATTCGGGGAAGAGGTCACGGAACAGGGAAAAGAGAGCGTTACAAAAAAAGTGGGGCTTGTATCCCAGCATGCGGACCACCAGCTTTTCGAAGAAAGTATTTCGGGAGAGTTTTCCTTCGGACCGGCGAATATTGGGGTCCCTGAAGAAGAGATCAACAGGCGTGTTCCGAAGGTTTTGTCTGCTCTTGATCTTGGCCATATCGACCTGAACACGCCCCCGCTCAGGCTCTCCGCCGGGGAGAAGCAGAGGATAGCGATAGGGAGCATCCTTGTTATGGAGACCCCGGTGATCGTCCTCGACGAGCCTACACTTGGTCTCGACAACAGGCTCAAAGATGCACTGGCCGCCGAGCTCAGGAGAAGGGCGATGAAGGGCGGCTGCATTATAGTAATGACCCACGACCTCGAATTCGCCTCGACTCTCCGCCCGGAGAGAGTTCTGGTGATGGAGAACGGGCGAATATCCCGTGATTCGGATAAAACAGGTGGCTGA
- a CDS encoding threonine aldolase family protein, whose product MRHHSFRSEEYAGVQQETGSAIGKIQNEDELFFKLRKHFDYNVCPFYVPDRNTALALALSSMTRPSDLYLCSHTSYVAGRGYAAIKNIAGIRPLGIQSEFGKITPAAISGSLESARAKDRERCRVVSISQPTEYGMIYSPKEISDICRCAHENEMQVVMDGSRIFFAAAKILKAFREQTMDARVDATTFGGEKNGAPEGEAVLIFRKDAAEKFRENCKKNNTDTSGASAFSSGINRLLTERLWRYNAIHANEMAKKLAEEISGIPGIKLFCKVETNKVLAEVSPEIFQKLKDNYSLKSFRCPDQTVRFVTNYKTSESEIEELTGILRSPEQTDQDANIYSS is encoded by the coding sequence ATGAGGCATCATTCATTTCGTTCGGAGGAATATGCAGGAGTCCAGCAGGAAACAGGCAGCGCCATCGGAAAGATACAGAATGAAGACGAACTTTTTTTCAAGCTGAGAAAACATTTTGATTACAATGTCTGTCCGTTTTATGTCCCGGACAGGAATACTGCGCTTGCACTTGCACTTTCATCCATGACGAGACCTAGCGATCTGTATCTATGCTCTCATACTTCGTATGTCGCCGGCAGGGGATATGCAGCAATAAAAAATATCGCAGGTATCAGGCCACTTGGAATTCAGTCCGAATTCGGAAAAATCACTCCCGCTGCAATCTCCGGGTCCCTTGAATCAGCCAGGGCCAAAGACAGAGAGAGATGCAGGGTAGTCTCCATCTCACAACCGACCGAGTATGGTATGATATACTCCCCGAAAGAGATCTCGGATATCTGCAGGTGTGCGCATGAAAACGAGATGCAGGTCGTAATGGACGGCTCAAGGATTTTTTTTGCGGCGGCGAAGATCCTGAAGGCATTCCGCGAGCAGACAATGGATGCAAGAGTGGATGCGACAACATTCGGAGGAGAAAAGAACGGAGCTCCGGAGGGAGAGGCCGTATTGATCTTCAGAAAAGATGCCGCAGAGAAGTTCAGGGAGAACTGCAAAAAAAACAATACCGATACATCCGGTGCATCCGCTTTTTCTTCAGGGATCAACCGCCTGCTGACCGAGCGACTCTGGAGATACAATGCAATTCACGCAAATGAAATGGCAAAAAAACTCGCAGAAGAGATCTCGGGGATTCCCGGGATCAAACTTTTCTGCAAGGTCGAAACAAATAAAGTTCTGGCAGAGGTCTCGCCTGAAATATTCCAGAAGTTAAAGGATAACTACAGTCTCAAATCGTTCAGGTGCCCTGACCAGACTGTGAGGTTCGTAACGAATTACAAAACGTCTGAGTCCGAGATCGAAGAGCTTACAGGGATTCTCCGGTCACCCGAACAAACGGACCAGGACGCCAATATTTATTCTTCCTGA
- a CDS encoding ABC transporter substrate-binding protein, which produces MTEITIYIGLDDTDIPGSRGTGRLAHDVAIAVSEKYRAYAITRHQLFVDDRIPYTSHNSNAVVHVDASGPDVCREIFDISKQAMLDQFLEGSDPGLAVGDADQILPPLIVMAQDAKTTVLDQELPRALAKNLGIRLEGLGGTEDGVIGAMAGLGLAATKDDGRFLLLGSLRTIMKETDVETLLSNGVDSVYLPDGRQVTSGIIRLGGGENKKKKDNRYPKPSAVAGKTVLFVKEREDGIYQAYMRR; this is translated from the coding sequence GTGACTGAAATTACAATATACATAGGACTTGACGATACCGACATCCCCGGTTCCCGCGGAACAGGGAGACTTGCGCACGACGTAGCAATTGCAGTCTCGGAAAAATACCGTGCATACGCGATAACAAGGCACCAGCTCTTTGTAGACGACAGAATCCCGTACACCTCGCACAACAGCAATGCGGTTGTTCATGTCGATGCATCGGGTCCTGATGTATGCAGGGAGATCTTTGATATCTCAAAACAGGCGATGCTGGACCAGTTCCTGGAAGGAAGCGACCCGGGACTTGCAGTCGGCGATGCAGACCAGATCCTGCCTCCGCTGATCGTTATGGCCCAGGATGCGAAGACGACCGTCCTTGACCAGGAACTGCCCCGGGCACTTGCAAAGAACCTCGGGATCCGCCTTGAAGGACTGGGGGGGACCGAGGACGGGGTGATCGGTGCAATGGCCGGACTCGGTCTTGCCGCGACAAAGGATGACGGCAGGTTCCTGCTCTTAGGCAGTCTCCGCACAATAATGAAAGAGACCGATGTGGAGACGCTTCTTTCAAACGGCGTCGATTCCGTATACCTTCCCGACGGAAGACAGGTTACATCCGGGATCATCAGGCTGGGGGGAGGCGAGAACAAAAAGAAGAAGGACAACCGCTATCCCAAACCGAGTGCTGTTGCAGGTAAGACGGTTCTGTTTGTAAAAGAGAGAGAAGACGGGATCTACCAGGCATATATGAGAAGATAA
- a CDS encoding DUF58 domain-containing protein — MNPEIIDPSAPSAITPLTVGEALQKVSEIEIVVAKLSEEIGTGSHRSAFSGTGSEFLELKEYTFGDDIRAIDWNSTARLCETYLRVFTEDHDTPVYVLIDRSASGTFGREISKDEKIFGIAVSLIFSASVRGDPVGMCIFTDKVELFVPPGRGRRHVSYLVSRLINFRPESQGTDLGNALSSLLPAIKKRSLVVILSDFDSPSFEREIGLLSARHEIRPVWIRDRSEYELADIGYLVLRDPETGEEMIVNTSDRDFREKFREANAVRDGEIGRALGNYGVRPLEIYTDDDDLSSLRIYFRLCGMVAE, encoded by the coding sequence ATGAACCCCGAGATCATCGATCCATCCGCCCCTTCTGCGATAACTCCTCTTACCGTAGGCGAGGCCCTGCAAAAGGTGTCGGAGATCGAGATCGTCGTTGCAAAATTGTCCGAGGAGATCGGAACCGGCTCTCACAGGTCTGCTTTCTCGGGAACAGGTTCGGAATTCCTGGAGCTGAAGGAGTATACGTTCGGGGATGACATCCGGGCGATAGACTGGAACAGCACCGCAAGACTCTGCGAGACCTATCTCAGGGTGTTCACCGAAGATCACGACACCCCGGTCTATGTCTTAATCGACAGGAGCGCCTCCGGGACATTCGGGCGGGAGATCTCGAAGGACGAAAAGATCTTCGGGATCGCGGTTTCACTGATCTTCTCGGCCTCGGTGCGTGGAGATCCAGTGGGGATGTGCATCTTCACCGATAAGGTCGAGCTGTTCGTTCCACCCGGCAGGGGACGAAGGCATGTCTCGTACCTTGTCAGCCGGCTGATAAATTTCAGGCCGGAGTCGCAGGGAACGGACCTGGGAAATGCACTCTCGTCTCTTCTTCCGGCGATAAAAAAGAGGTCTCTCGTGGTAATCTTGTCGGACTTCGACTCCCCGTCATTCGAAAGGGAGATAGGCCTTTTATCGGCAAGGCACGAGATCAGGCCGGTATGGATCAGGGACAGATCAGAATACGAACTGGCGGACATTGGCTATCTCGTCCTTCGTGACCCGGAGACGGGAGAGGAGATGATTGTAAATACTTCAGATAGAGATTTCCGGGAGAAATTCCGGGAGGCAAATGCAGTACGGGACGGGGAGATTGGCAGGGCGCTTGGAAATTACGGGGTACGGCCCCTAGAGATCTATACGGATGACGATGATCTTTCTTCCCTCAGAATATATTTCAGGCTGTGCGGGATGGTGGCCGAATAG
- a CDS encoding vWA domain-containing protein — protein MIVEFEDPIWLAGLIFIPLLILYSRYFSKRKFLRALEFSKLSVIKAAQPGKKTERLLKVTFSLGLMAIAFIFIGLAGPQFPLEQTKEGVNIVFALDTSGSMEAADYQPDRITAAKEAIGTLINQLDLKDYAGIITFDSGASTAAYLSPDKQRVIEKLGMIAASDDSTAIGDGLALAVDMSKSIPNRKSVVILLSDGESNAGYVSPETAAEFAKESGVQVFTVAMGSSEKVLVGYDWANNPQYATVDEETLEYIADSTGGGFYSSVDEKTLGNIYSQLDDAIVHEKEKTPVGWIFFLLAGLLVIAEYLIRYGRWRILP, from the coding sequence GTGATCGTCGAATTCGAAGACCCTATCTGGCTTGCAGGACTCATCTTCATTCCACTGCTGATCCTGTACAGTCGGTACTTCTCAAAGAGAAAATTTCTCAGGGCACTTGAATTCTCGAAGCTCTCGGTGATCAAGGCCGCCCAACCCGGGAAAAAAACGGAAAGGCTCCTGAAGGTTACGTTTTCCCTCGGGCTTATGGCGATTGCATTTATCTTCATAGGTCTTGCAGGCCCCCAGTTTCCTCTCGAACAAACCAAAGAGGGTGTAAACATCGTATTTGCGCTTGACACCTCGGGCAGTATGGAGGCGGCCGATTACCAGCCGGACAGGATCACCGCTGCAAAAGAGGCAATCGGTACACTCATAAACCAGCTCGACCTGAAGGACTACGCGGGAATAATAACGTTCGACTCCGGTGCCTCGACTGCCGCCTATCTCAGTCCCGATAAACAAAGAGTAATCGAAAAACTCGGGATGATCGCCGCAAGCGACGATTCCACGGCGATAGGAGACGGCCTCGCACTTGCTGTCGATATGTCAAAGTCGATCCCGAACAGGAAAAGCGTTGTAATTCTTTTATCGGATGGTGAGTCCAACGCAGGCTATGTATCCCCGGAGACTGCTGCAGAATTTGCGAAGGAGAGCGGAGTCCAGGTGTTCACCGTTGCGATGGGCTCCTCGGAGAAGGTGCTTGTAGGATACGACTGGGCGAACAATCCCCAGTATGCAACCGTGGACGAGGAAACTCTCGAATATATTGCGGATTCTACCGGCGGGGGATTCTACAGTTCGGTGGATGAGAAAACTCTCGGTAATATATATTCGCAGCTTGACGATGCGATAGTCCATGAAAAAGAGAAGACGCCGGTGGGCTGGATTTTCTTTTTGCTCGCCGGGTTGCTGGTGATAGCAGAATACCTTATTCGCTACGGCAGGTGGCGGATTCTTCCATGA